Proteins encoded within one genomic window of Macrotis lagotis isolate mMagLag1 chromosome 3, bilby.v1.9.chrom.fasta, whole genome shotgun sequence:
- the LOC141516679 gene encoding olfactory receptor 5B3-like, translated as MENCSEVKGFILVGITDSPELQIPLFIIFTIIYLITLVGNLGLVFLILWDSRLHIPMYFFLSNLSLVDMGYSSAITPKVIAGFLLGDKNISYSACAAQMYIFVYFATIESYLLAAMAYDRQAAVCKPLHYATTMTPTVCVCLVVCSHILGFLFASIHTGNTFSLHFCSSNMIHHFFCDIPALLVLSYSVPYVNEMIVFFAVGFNVFFALFFILKSYFLIFIAILRMHSAEGRQKAFSTCASHLTAVSIFYGTVIFMYLQPSSRHSMDIDKMASVFYTMVIPMLNPLVYSLRNKEVSSAFRKVIEKIKS; from the coding sequence ATGGAGAATTGTTCAGAGGTGAAGGGATTCATCCTCGTGGGAATAACAGATTCTCCTGAACTTCAGATCCCCCTCTTCATAATATTCACTATCATCTACCTCATCACCCTGGTTGGAAACCTGGGTCTGGTATTTCTGATACTGTGGGACTCCCGTCTTCATATACCCATGTACTTTTTCCTCAGTAACCTCTCTCTGGTAGATATGGGTTACTCTTCAGCCATTACTCCCAAAGTGATAGCTGGATTCCTTCTAGGGGACAAAAACATCTCCTATAGTGCATGTGCTGCCCAAATGTACATTTTTGTGTACTTTGCCACAATTGAAAGTTATCTCTTGGCTGCTATGGCCTATGATCGCCAGGCAGCTGTGTGTAAGCCCCTCCATTACGCCACCACCATGACACCcactgtgtgtgtttgtctgGTCGTTTGTTCTCATatccttggttttctttttgcttccatTCACACAGGAAACACCTTCAGCCTCCATTTTTGCAGTTCCAATATGATCCATCACTTTTTCTGTGATATTCCAGCCCTCTTGGTTCTCTCCTACTCTGTGCCATATGTCAATGAAATGATTGTCTTCTTTGCTGTAGGGTTTAATGtattctttgctctttttttcattttgaaatcatatttcttaattttcattgCTATTTTGAGAATGCACTCAGCTGAGGGTCGTCAGAAAGCCTTCTCTACCTGTGCTTCCCATCTCACAGCTGTGTCCATATTCTATGGGACAGTAATCTTCATGTACTTACAACCCAGCTCAAGGCATTCCATGGACATAGACAAGATGGCTTCAGTGTTCTACACCATGGTCATCCCCATGTTGAATCCTTTGGTCTATAGCCTAAGGAATAAGGAAGTCAGCAGTGCTTTTAGGAAAGTCATAGAGAAGATAAAATCTTAA
- the LOC141516680 gene encoding olfactory receptor 5B12-like → MENGSEVKEFILVGLTDLSEFQVPGFIIFAIIYFITLVGNLGMITLIYWDSRLHSPMYFFLSNLSLVDFGYSSAVTPKVLAGFLPGNKIISYNECATQLFFYVGLITVENYLLAVMAYDRHAAVCKPLHYTTLMTSNTCAHLAIGCYICGFVTSAIHTGNTFSLHLCKSNVVQHFFCDIPPLMALSCSDIHINEMVVFFVASINVFGAFFIILISYFVILITILRMHSAEGRQKAFSTCASHLVAVSIFYGTVIFMYLQPSSSHSMDTDKIASVFYTMIIPMLNPLVYSLRNKEVKSAFKKIMDRIK, encoded by the coding sequence ATGGAAAATGGATCAGAGGTGAAGGAGTTCATCCTTGTGGGACTAACAGATCTCTCAGAGTTTCAGGTGCCCGGCTTCATAATTTTTGCTATCATCTACTTCATTACTCTGGTGGGGAATCTGGGGATGATAACCCTGATCTATTGGGATTCCCGTCTACACTCACCCATGTACTTTTTCCTCAGTAACCTCTCTCTAGTGGATTTTGGCTACTCCTCAGCAGTTACTCCAAAAGTCCTGGCTGGGTTCCTCCCAGGGAACAAAATTATATCTTACAATGAATGTGCTACACAGTTATTCTTCTATGTAGGCTTAATCactgttgaaaattatctcttagctGTAATGGCCTATGATCGCCATGCTGCTGTGTGTAAGCCCCTCCATTACACCACCCTCATGACATCCAATACATGTGCTCATTTGGCCATTGGATGCTACATCTGTGGTTTTGTTACTTCTGCCATTCACACAGGAAACACTTTTAGCCTACATTTGTGTAAGTCTAATGTGGTGCAACACTTTTTCTGTGATATTCCACCACTCATGGCTCTCTCCTGCTCTGACATACACATTAATGAAATGGTTGTCTTCTTTGTTGCATCAATTAATGTTTTTGGTgcctttttcatcattttgatATCCTATTTTGTCATCCTTATCACTATCTTGAGGATGCATTCAGCTGAGGGTCGGCAGAAAGCCTTTTCCACCTGTGCTTCTCATCTTGTAGCTGTGTCCATCTTCTATGGAACAGTAATCTTCATGTATTTACAACCGAGCTCTAGTCATTCCATGGACACAGACAAAATTGCATCAGTGTTCTACACTATGATAATTCCCATGCTAAATCCTCTGGTGTATAGTTTGAGGAATAAAGAAGTCAAAAGTGcttttaagaaaattatggatAGGATAAAATGA